The following are encoded together in the Oncorhynchus nerka isolate Pitt River linkage group LG23, Oner_Uvic_2.0, whole genome shotgun sequence genome:
- the irs1 gene encoding insulin receptor substrate 1-B isoform X1 has translation MASPTTEEQGCFSDVRKVGYLRKPKSMHKRFFVLRAASAAGPSRLEYYENEKKWRHKSGVPKRSILLESCFNINKRTDSKNKYLVALYTKDEYFSIAADSEQEQDRWHQALVDLHNKGKVHDASVGGSGMAEENYGEETMPGPAFKEVWQVILKPKGLGHTKNFIGIYRLCLTNKTISFVKLNSDAAAVVLQLMNIRRCGHSENFFFIEVGRSAVTGPGEFWMQVDDSVVAQNMHETILEAMKAMSEEFRPRSKSHSSSNCSNPISVPLRRHHHNNLPPSQVGLGRRSRTESVTAISPAGPGKHSHSFRVRASSDGEGTMSRPASVDGSPCAARTQSHRHRGASRLHPPLNHSRSIPMPSSCCSPSAISPVSLSSSSTSGHGSTSDCLYPCRSSASISGSPIDGGFISSDEYGSSPCDFRSSFRSVTPDSLGHTPPAREEELNNYICMAKPATLLRGHCGCSPHPHGTPSHLDEPELEKCFGKRTHSSSTSPLTVCHQKTPSQSSTVSLEEYTVMQPAYSSCSRASSYRHSAFMPTHSFPEEGIDIPLEGNRVSQKDDGYMPMTPGVAPATGKSADYMPMSPKSMSVPQQINSHQHPKMDSNGYMMMSPSGSCSPDTTNYGQIWTNGVNPKLSVESTEEKLLSHGDYMNMSPASCSMTSTPPDCYINLVEDPPKSIYAYFSLPRSFEHSHRKLDQNPLHISLSSGHLAFGDSLASSTSSDSLMGQGHSSQPVVKSKRADVDSKLARPTRLSLEGNKASTLPRTHECPFPTDPKSPGEYVNIEFNDKAFSAGLATHFSSVFPGSGPEKPAEISSDYMNMHLGAQGRGIPNWEAKPLASCTDCYAIVAPVAPSSSVIPCENLCRRDYSSTQTDYSDTHMILTAPMSTIDATPFSVSPPSQELSVLGAGPSAVPLGLMGPLSGLSAFTRVNSSFIWNQGAKLIRADQQGRRRHSSETFSSTGVPVSAAAPSVEQVKRHSSVSFENVWLKPGESPLSANGRRESPSGPSSNGQNQNRLNYIDLDLAQDQNLPEWSSLPARAMDTQGGSAPEDLRAYASISFQKAGESRMNPAHREDPDSPGKLREGERLSGCTLFLNEDGCSPVNLDFLVIEQTS, from the coding sequence ATGGCTAGCCCAACTACAGAGGAGCAGGGTTGTTTTTCAGATGTAAGAAAGGTGGGTTATTTAAGGAAACCTAAAAGCATGCACAAGAGGTTTTTTGTCCTGCGGGCTGCTAGTGCTGCAGGACCCTCCAGGTTGGAGTACTACGAAAATGAAAAAAAATGGAGACACAAGTCCGGGGTGCCTAAAAGGTCAATCCTGCTGGAGAGCTGCTTCAACATAAATAAAAGGACAGATTCCAAAAACAAATACCTGGTGGCTCTTTACACCAAGGATGAGTATTTCTCTATTGCAGCGGACAGCGAGCAGGAACAAGACAGGTGGCACCAAGCGCTAGTGGACCTACACAACAaaggtaaagttcatgatgcttcTGTTGGTGGCAGTGGGATGGCAGAGGAGAATTATGGAGAAGAAACCATGCCAGGACCTGCCTTTAAAGAAGTCTGGCAAGTTATTTTGAAACCAAAGGGCTTGGGACACACCAAAAATTTTATTGGGATTTACAGATTGTGCCTAACAAATAAAACCATCAGCTTTGTGAAATTGAACTCGGACGCAGCGGCGGTCGTGCTGCAATTAATGAATATACGGAGATGCGGTCATTCAGAGAATTTCTTTTTCATTGAAGTGGGAAGATCCGCAGTCACAGGACCGGGGGAATTTTGGATGCAAGTGGACGACTCTGTTGTTGCTCAAAATATGCATGAAACCATCCTGGAGGCGATGAAAGCGATGAGTGAGGAATTTCGTCCCCGGAGCAAAAGCCATTCCTCGTCAAACTGCTCCAACCCAATCTCTGTGCCTTTGAGAAGGCATCACCACAACAACCTGCCACCTAGCCAAGTGGGACTGGGAAGGAGGTCCCGCACTGAGAGTGTGACGGCCATCTCGCCTGCTGGCCCGGGAAAGCACAGTCATTCATTCAGAGTGAGGGCCTCTAGTGATGGGGAAGGAACCATGTCCAGACCTGCCTCAGTGGATGGGAGCCCCTGTGCTGCCAGGACACAATCTCACAGACACAGAGGGGCCTCCCgcctccaccctcccctcaacCACAGCAGGTCTATCCCCATGCCCTCTTCGTGCTGCTCCCCCTCAGCAATCAGCCCAGTTAGCCTGTCCTCCAGCAGTACGAGCGGGCACGGCTCCACTTCAGACTGTCTCTACCCCTGCCGCTCCAGTGCCTCCATATCTGGCTCTCCTATTGACGGGGGATTCATTTCCTCTGATGAGTATGGATCCAGCCCCTGTGACTTCAGGAGCTCCTTCCGCAGTGTCACACCTGACTCCTTGGGTCACACACCGCCCGCCAGGGAGGAAGAACTCAACAACTACATCTGCATGGCAAAGCCTGCAACTCTTCTGAGGGGCCACTGTGGCTGCAGCCCCCACCCCCATGGTACGCCATCCCACCTGGACGAGCCTGAGCTGGAGAAGTGCTTCGGGAAACGGACACACTCCTCGAGCACATCTCCCCTGACAGTGTGCCACCAGAAGACCCCCTCTCAGTCCTCCACAGTATCGCTGGAGGAGTACACAGTAATGCAGCCTGCATACTCGTCATGCAGCCGAGCATCCAGCTACAGGCACTCTGCCTTCATGCCCACACACTCATTCCCAGAGGAGGGCATAGACATCCCCTTAGAGGGCAACAGGGTGAGCCAAAAAGATGATGGCTACATGCCCATGACCCCAGGTGTGGCACCTGCCACAGGTAAAAGTGCCGACTACATGCCCATGAGCCCCAAAAGTATGTCGGTGCCACAGCAGATTAACTCCCACCAGCACCCCAAAATGGACTCCAATGGGTACATGATGATGTCACCCAGCGGGAGCTGCTCACCAGACACCACAAACTACGGTCAAATCTGGACCAATGGGGTCAACCCTAAGCTGTCTGTCGAGAGCACAGAGGAGAAATTGTTGTCGCATGGCGATTACATGAACATGTCACCGGCGAGCTGCTCCATGACTAGCACACCGCCAGACTGCTACATCAACCTGGTAGAGGATCCACCCAAGTCCATATACGCCTACTTTTCCTTGCCTCGCTCTTTTGAACACAGCCACAGGAAGCTGGACCAGAACCCCCTGCACATTTCGCTCAGCTCTGGACACCTGGCCTTCGGGGACTCTTTAGCCTCCTCCACGAGCAGCGACAGTCTGATGGGACAGGGCCACAGTAGTCAGCCCGTGGTCAAGTCCAAGAGAGCTGATGTGGACAGCAAGCTGGCCAGGCCCACGCGCCTCTCTCTGGAGGGCAACAAAGCCAGCACTCTGCCTCGCACCCATGAGTGCCCCTTCCCTACAGATCCCAAGAGCCCCGGGGAGTATGTCAACATAGAGTTCAACGACAAGGCCTTCTCAGCCGGCTTGGCCACTCACTTCTCCTCTGTGTTCCCGGGGAGTGgcccagagaagccagcagagaTTTCCTCAGACTACATGAACATGCACCTGGGTGCTCAGGGCAGGGGCATTCCCAACTGGGAAGCCAAACCCCTAGCCTCCTGCACAGATTGCTATGCTATAGTGGCACCTGTggctccctcctcctctgtaatcCCCTGTGAGAACCTCTGTAGACGGGACTACAGCAGCACACAGACGGactactctgacacacacatgaTTCTGACCGCTCCGATGTCGACCATTGATGCCACCCCCTTCTCTGTGTCCCCTCCAAGCCAGGAACTGTCTGTGCTGGGTGCGGGTCCCAGTGCCGTGCCCTTAGGACTAATGGGCCCTCTCTCTGGGCTGAGCGCTTTCACCAGGGTTAACTCCAGTTTTATCTGGAACCAAGGAGCTAAATTGATCCGTGCCGACCAGCAGGGCCGGCGCCGGCACAGCTCCGAGACCTTCTCCTCCACAGGAGTCCCGGTCAGCGCCGCCGCGCCCTCCGTGGAGCAAGTGAAACGTCACAGCTCCGTCTCTTTCGAGAATGTGTGGCTGAAGCCGGGAGAATCCCCATTATCTGCCAACGGGAGGAGAGAAAGCCCATCGGGGCCCAGCTCTAACGGACAGAACCAGAACAGGCTGAACTACATCGACCTGGACCTGGCTCAGGACCAGAACCTCCCAGAGTGGAGTTCCCTCCCGGCCAGAGCCATGGACACGCAAGGTGGGAGTGCCCCAGAGGACCTGCGCGCCTATGCCAGCATTAGTTTTCAGAAAGCAGGCGAGTCGAGAATGAACCCCGCTCACAGAGAAG